One genomic segment of Vibrio fluvialis includes these proteins:
- a CDS encoding DUF1993 family protein: MDGDIKALLMRYLTQLDTVVEKIPPELFATALADDMFSLEMNAKIAANFALRGYCPLARVEEVSFFTSQAGKQTVRQQIAQTLAYLAAEPALLHWQDDRVLKDNAGETTIALAPFEFFHHYIVPNMLFHLSMVYAIARANGVALSKGDMDGLHRYSPGFSFLPK, translated from the coding sequence ATGGACGGTGACATCAAAGCACTCTTGATGCGGTACCTGACACAACTGGATACCGTGGTTGAGAAAATTCCGCCTGAACTGTTTGCCACAGCGCTGGCAGACGATATGTTCTCATTGGAGATGAACGCGAAAATTGCGGCCAATTTTGCTTTGCGCGGCTATTGCCCGTTAGCCAGAGTTGAAGAGGTATCTTTTTTCACTTCCCAAGCCGGCAAACAAACCGTTCGCCAACAAATTGCCCAAACGCTCGCGTATCTGGCGGCTGAACCTGCTTTACTCCACTGGCAAGATGACCGCGTCTTAAAAGATAACGCGGGAGAGACCACGATAGCGTTGGCGCCGTTTGAGTTCTTCCATCATTACATTGTGCCGAACATGCTGTTTCACCTCAGCATGGTTTACGCCATCGCCCGGGCTAACGGCGTGGCGCTGAGCAAAGGGGATATGGATGGTTTACATCGCTATTCTCCGGGCTTCAGTTTTCTTCCAAAGTAG
- a CDS encoding AraC family transcriptional regulator: protein MKTLNSFRRIDETEYALSTDKVNMLYYHLPKHFQGEYRSYETPRLCTILQGSKDVRINQSQQFTYRKEQCVLLPPHANVHMSMSEFTKALVYEFSEDVLQDVSARVGDQLEVKASLDHDYSHFQMDYLQDRIYTLHGRAQEILRSNDSNIPFLLDLVTQEMVYELLKRQGSHEILSQHQHHPVNRAIRMMKAHLGEPLSISELAEEVRMSLPNFSQKFKLVTNQTPKEYFTRLKLNQSKRYLNQLSVTDTALELGYENISHFIRLFKKEFGVTPKQFKLSQELTH from the coding sequence ATGAAAACTCTCAACAGTTTCCGTCGGATTGATGAAACCGAATACGCGTTGTCCACCGACAAAGTCAACATGCTGTACTATCACCTGCCAAAGCATTTTCAGGGCGAATACCGCTCTTACGAGACGCCACGCCTGTGCACGATTTTGCAGGGCAGCAAAGATGTGCGTATCAATCAGTCACAGCAATTTACCTATCGCAAAGAGCAGTGCGTACTGTTGCCACCGCATGCCAACGTGCACATGTCGATGTCGGAATTTACCAAAGCACTGGTGTACGAATTCAGTGAAGACGTGTTGCAGGATGTCAGCGCCAGAGTCGGCGACCAGTTGGAAGTGAAAGCCTCTCTCGATCACGATTACAGCCACTTCCAGATGGATTATCTGCAAGATCGCATCTATACGCTGCATGGTCGCGCGCAGGAAATTTTGCGCAGTAACGACAGCAACATTCCGTTTCTGCTCGATTTGGTGACACAGGAAATGGTGTATGAACTGCTGAAACGGCAGGGTTCGCACGAGATTTTGTCGCAGCATCAACATCATCCGGTCAATCGTGCGATTCGCATGATGAAAGCCCATTTAGGCGAACCGTTATCGATTTCCGAACTGGCGGAAGAAGTGCGAATGTCGCTGCCAAACTTCAGCCAGAAATTCAAACTGGTCACTAACCAAACACCGAAAGAGTATTTCACCCGCTTGAAGCTCAATCAGTCAAAACGCTATTTGAACCAATTGTCGGTCACCGATACCGCACTTGAGCTGGGGTATGAAAATATTTCCCATTTTATCCGCCTGTTTAAGAAAGAGTTTGGTGTGACTCCGAAGCAGTTCAAACTTTCTCAGGAGTTAACACACTAA
- a CDS encoding alpha/beta fold hydrolase gives MTNIEGTFDAEGAQLHYQIHRQPQRHTVLVMHGGLGSSHDLLTLYAAIPEDYQIVSVDFRGHGRSTLGHGSLSYARYQADIEALLDHLGIDEFSILGFSDGGIVGYRLAAAHPDRVKRLITLGSQWRLEAGDPSIEVLKGLTPEFWIARFQDDVARYEASNPQPDFAHLVEKVKALWLDTSESGYPNRQVLEILCPTLVIRGDNDFLFSLPEAVALVETLKDGHFMNVPFAAHGVHLESPHMVAMAVSHFLTCTLANAE, from the coding sequence ATGACTAATATCGAAGGAACGTTCGACGCCGAAGGCGCACAGCTTCACTATCAGATTCATCGCCAACCGCAGCGTCATACCGTATTGGTGATGCACGGCGGTTTAGGCAGTTCGCATGATCTTCTCACCCTTTATGCCGCAATCCCTGAGGATTACCAGATCGTCAGCGTCGACTTTCGTGGACACGGTCGTTCGACCCTTGGCCATGGCAGTTTGAGTTACGCGCGTTACCAAGCGGATATCGAAGCCCTGCTTGATCATCTGGGGATTGATGAGTTTTCAATTCTCGGCTTTAGCGACGGCGGCATTGTCGGTTACCGACTTGCTGCGGCGCATCCGGACAGAGTCAAACGCCTGATCACGCTCGGCTCGCAATGGCGGCTTGAAGCGGGCGATCCTTCGATTGAGGTGTTGAAAGGCTTGACGCCAGAGTTCTGGATAGCGCGTTTTCAAGACGATGTCGCACGCTATGAAGCGAGCAATCCGCAACCGGACTTTGCTCATCTGGTCGAGAAAGTGAAAGCGCTGTGGCTCGATACTTCCGAGAGCGGCTATCCGAATCGTCAGGTGTTGGAGATTCTTTGTCCCACCTTAGTCATTCGTGGCGACAACGACTTTTTGTTTTCGCTGCCAGAAGCGGTCGCTTTGGTGGAAACCCTCAAAGATGGCCACTTTATGAATGTGCCGTTCGCAGCGCACGGTGTGCATCTGGAATCTCCGCACATGGTCGCCATGGCGGTATCCCATTTTTTGACCTGTACTTTAGCTAACGCCGAGTAA
- the yiaY gene encoding L-threonine dehydrogenase, whose product MSNMFYIPSSNLMGPGCLADAATAIASHGFQRVLIVTDRFLNKMGVVDKVAALLKQAGVDTVVFDETKPNPTVDNVEAGLAKLKASNCDCVMSLGGGSPHDCAKGIALLAANGGEIKDYEGVDKSAKPQLPLFAVNTTAGTASEMTRFCIITDEKRHIKMAIVDKHVTPMMSVNDPELMLAKPASLTAATGMDALTHAIEAYVSVAATPITDAVAIKAIEMIQANLRQAVKHGDDINARDNMAYAQFMAGMAFNNASLGYVHAIAHQLGGFYDLPHGVCNAVLLPHVQQYNSEVAAERLTDVARAMGVDTEGMTPRDGAAAAIRAICKLSSDVNIPAGLTELGVKEADFDILAENALNDACGFTNPKQATHEEIVAILKAAM is encoded by the coding sequence ATGTCTAACATGTTTTACATCCCTTCTTCTAACCTGATGGGCCCGGGCTGTCTGGCCGATGCCGCGACGGCGATTGCCTCTCACGGTTTTCAGCGCGTATTGATCGTCACTGACCGTTTTCTGAATAAAATGGGCGTGGTCGATAAAGTGGCGGCCCTGCTTAAGCAAGCGGGTGTAGACACGGTCGTGTTTGATGAAACCAAACCTAACCCAACCGTGGATAACGTGGAAGCCGGTTTAGCAAAACTCAAAGCCAGCAACTGTGACTGCGTGATGTCACTGGGTGGCGGCTCTCCACATGATTGTGCCAAAGGCATCGCGCTGCTGGCGGCCAATGGCGGTGAAATTAAAGACTATGAAGGCGTCGATAAATCGGCGAAACCTCAACTGCCTCTGTTTGCGGTCAACACCACGGCGGGTACCGCATCTGAAATGACCCGTTTCTGCATCATCACCGATGAAAAACGTCACATCAAAATGGCGATTGTCGATAAACACGTAACCCCAATGATGTCGGTCAACGATCCTGAGCTGATGCTGGCAAAACCTGCGTCACTGACGGCGGCAACCGGTATGGACGCACTGACTCATGCGATTGAAGCGTATGTGTCCGTTGCGGCAACACCCATTACTGATGCAGTGGCGATCAAAGCGATTGAAATGATTCAGGCCAATCTGCGTCAGGCAGTGAAACACGGCGATGATATCAACGCTCGTGACAACATGGCTTACGCACAATTTATGGCGGGTATGGCATTCAACAACGCATCATTGGGCTACGTGCACGCGATTGCGCACCAGTTGGGTGGTTTCTACGACCTGCCACATGGTGTGTGCAACGCAGTACTGCTGCCTCACGTACAGCAATACAACAGCGAAGTGGCGGCAGAGCGTTTGACCGACGTTGCACGCGCTATGGGTGTGGATACCGAAGGCATGACACCACGTGATGGTGCGGCAGCAGCGATTCGCGCCATCTGCAAGTTGTCATCGGATGTAAACATTCCGGCTGGCCTGACAGAACTCGGCGTGAAAGAAGCAGACTTCGACATTCTGGCTGAAAACGCACTCAACGATGCTTGTGGTTTCACGAACCCGAAACAGGCAACGCATGAAGAGATCGTTGCGATTCTGAAAGCGGCTATGTAA
- a CDS encoding GNAT family N-acetyltransferase, whose amino-acid sequence MTDIMETPEQGVSWQIASEANYAEQLTRNNMARYYQSRGWRWDSARYHATWNETENVEVWHKGERVGIIRIALISKEAFETNEEQTCLFVHDLQLDLSQQGLGIGRACIEWVKHRAALQGIKQVRLRVFSENRAQALYRRMGFRVASEQDGLVEMALNLA is encoded by the coding sequence ATGACAGATATCATGGAAACCCCTGAGCAAGGTGTTAGCTGGCAAATCGCCTCAGAGGCGAACTATGCCGAGCAGCTCACCCGCAATAACATGGCGCGCTATTATCAGAGCCGGGGCTGGAGGTGGGATTCAGCCCGTTATCACGCCACTTGGAATGAGACGGAAAACGTTGAAGTTTGGCACAAGGGCGAAAGGGTGGGCATCATTCGCATCGCTTTGATTTCAAAAGAGGCGTTTGAAACCAATGAGGAGCAAACGTGTCTGTTCGTGCACGATTTGCAATTGGACCTTTCTCAACAAGGGTTGGGTATTGGCCGGGCTTGCATTGAGTGGGTAAAGCATCGCGCTGCGCTGCAGGGCATCAAGCAAGTGCGATTGCGGGTGTTCAGTGAGAACCGCGCGCAGGCGTTGTATCGCCGCATGGGGTTTCGAGTGGCGTCGGAACAGGACGGGCTGGTGGAGATGGCGCTCAATCTGGCATAA
- a CDS encoding alpha/beta fold hydrolase, whose protein sequence is MPRQTVLIRGLFRGKYHWGTIPEKLNARFPEREFLCLDIPGAGDRHQERSPWRIEEMVDSLRAQRYGNEPVDLIAISMGGMIGLNWAERYPNEVSSLFCINTTARGFSPFYQRLRPDNYLNILRALCAPPQRRARIIYSMVANRPMDDGVIAQWSALEQRLPMQPMNFIRQLAAALLFKAQQPQCRLMFVSSLHDKLVSTLATQALAKAWQSPLILNPQDGHDIPLDNPEWLIEQLVHWYQQA, encoded by the coding sequence ATGCCTCGTCAAACTGTGCTGATCCGTGGCTTGTTTCGCGGCAAATATCACTGGGGAACGATTCCGGAAAAGCTCAATGCCCGGTTTCCTGAGCGTGAGTTTCTGTGTCTCGATATCCCCGGAGCGGGCGACCGCCACCAAGAACGCTCACCGTGGCGAATTGAGGAGATGGTCGACAGCCTGCGCGCTCAGCGCTATGGCAATGAACCGGTTGATCTCATCGCCATTTCTATGGGCGGAATGATTGGCCTCAACTGGGCCGAACGCTACCCAAATGAAGTGAGCAGCCTGTTTTGCATCAATACCACCGCACGAGGGTTCAGCCCGTTTTATCAGCGGTTGCGTCCTGATAACTATCTCAACATCTTACGGGCACTGTGTGCGCCACCCCAACGCAGAGCCCGCATCATTTATAGTATGGTAGCCAATCGTCCGATGGACGATGGCGTCATCGCGCAATGGTCAGCACTGGAGCAGCGCCTGCCCATGCAGCCGATGAACTTTATCCGCCAGTTGGCCGCAGCGCTGCTTTTTAAGGCGCAGCAACCACAATGCCGCTTGATGTTTGTCTCTTCATTACACGACAAACTGGTCAGCACTTTAGCCACACAAGCGCTGGCCAAAGCATGGCAGTCGCCGTTGATCCTCAACCCGCAAGACGGTCACGACATTCCGCTGGATAATCCCGAATGGCTGATAGAGCAATTGGTGCATTGGTATCAGCAAGCGTGA
- a CDS encoding HD domain-containing phosphohydrolase, with protein sequence MDESRDMNIDLRQMVIAIETAVSLVGMNDTNHGKRVGYIASQIASEIGLSDDDIQYIFELGMLHDCGVSTEQMHSNLVNHFDWDDAHIHCEIGHRLLRNFAPLAKFAVPILYHHTPWAELNKADISVRDARMANLIFLADRIDVLGAGHYESDILLVRDDIVESISDSAGSYFDPELVRVFQSIQKAEAFWIALEDRHITRYTWDMGRMPSNQQLSLAQIKQLSLIMSYVVDQKSPFTAQHSVRVADVARSIAQAYGLPASQCDKIEIAGLLHDLGKLNIPDDILDKPGPLDEYERAVMSRHSYETYEILRNIEGLGEVARWAAFHHEGINGVGYPFHPRERELSTEARIIAVADVFQALVQDRPYREGMSQDGVLTLLSGMVDAGKLDSGIVDLVNQIAEPLYAVAKGADPNHNQAYLNLFAE encoded by the coding sequence ATGGATGAATCAAGGGATATGAACATCGACTTACGCCAAATGGTCATTGCGATTGAAACCGCAGTGTCGTTGGTCGGAATGAACGATACCAATCACGGCAAACGGGTGGGTTACATCGCCAGCCAGATTGCCAGCGAAATCGGGCTCAGCGATGACGATATTCAGTACATTTTTGAACTGGGTATGTTGCATGACTGCGGCGTGTCGACCGAACAAATGCACTCCAATCTGGTGAATCACTTCGACTGGGATGACGCGCATATTCATTGTGAAATCGGTCATCGGTTATTACGAAACTTTGCGCCGCTGGCGAAATTTGCGGTCCCGATTTTGTACCATCACACTCCGTGGGCGGAGTTGAACAAAGCGGACATCAGTGTGCGCGATGCGCGCATGGCGAACCTGATATTTCTGGCCGACAGGATTGATGTGCTGGGTGCGGGCCATTATGAAAGCGATATTTTGCTGGTTCGTGATGACATCGTGGAATCAATCAGCGACAGCGCAGGGAGTTATTTTGATCCCGAGTTGGTGCGTGTATTTCAGAGCATTCAAAAAGCGGAAGCCTTTTGGATTGCGCTTGAGGATCGTCATATCACTCGTTACACCTGGGACATGGGGCGCATGCCCAGTAACCAGCAACTCTCTCTGGCGCAGATCAAGCAGTTGTCGCTCATCATGTCCTATGTCGTCGATCAGAAAAGCCCGTTCACGGCGCAGCATTCGGTCAGGGTGGCGGATGTGGCGCGCAGCATTGCACAGGCTTACGGGTTGCCAGCCTCACAGTGCGACAAAATTGAAATTGCCGGGCTGCTGCACGATCTGGGTAAACTCAATATTCCCGACGATATTCTCGACAAACCCGGCCCACTGGATGAATACGAGCGGGCAGTCATGAGTCGTCACAGCTACGAAACCTATGAAATCCTGCGCAATATTGAAGGGCTGGGGGAAGTGGCTCGCTGGGCGGCGTTTCATCATGAGGGCATCAACGGGGTCGGTTATCCGTTTCACCCACGGGAGCGAGAACTGAGCACGGAAGCGCGCATTATTGCGGTTGCCGATGTATTTCAGGCGCTGGTGCAGGATCGCCCGTATCGCGAGGGCATGAGTCAGGACGGTGTACTGACGTTACTCAGTGGTATGGTTGATGCTGGAAAACTGGACAGCGGGATCGTTGATCTGGTGAATCAGATTGCCGAGCCGCTATATGCCGTCGCCAAGGGAGCCGATCCTAACCACAATCAGGCGTATCTCAACCTGTTTGCCGAGTAA
- a CDS encoding 8-oxoguanine deaminase — protein sequence MSAQRLWIQSPLACFTANHCDASGGLVIENNRIVELLAQGQMPSTPVDEVFDARELVIIPGLINTHHHFYQTLTRAWAPVVSVPLFPWLKTLYPVWAKLTPKALELASKVALAELLLSGCTTAADHHYLFPTGMDEAIDIQVAAVRDMGMRAMLTRGSMSLGEDEGGLPPRHTVQSGDVILKDSERLVKRYHERGEGAQIQIALAPCSPFSVTQNIMADSAMLAKELDVRLHTHLAETLDEEAFCLKMFGMRTVDYLDSVGWLSDRTWLAHGIHFNQQEIERLGRAGTGVCHCPVSNMRLASGMCPTLDLQAAGAPVGLGVDGSASNDASNMMYEARQALYLQRLKYGAERITPEVVLGWATRGSAALLGRSDIGEIAVGKQADLAMFKLDELRFSGSHDPIAALLLCGAEKAEHVMVGGQWRVKNGIIAGLDIQALMAEHKALAAKLVASA from the coding sequence ATGTCTGCACAACGCCTATGGATACAATCCCCGCTGGCCTGTTTTACCGCCAACCACTGCGATGCCAGTGGCGGTCTGGTCATTGAAAACAACCGCATTGTTGAACTGCTAGCTCAAGGACAAATGCCGTCGACGCCCGTCGATGAGGTGTTTGATGCCCGTGAGCTGGTGATCATTCCGGGATTGATTAATACTCACCATCATTTTTATCAAACCTTAACCCGAGCGTGGGCGCCCGTTGTGAGCGTACCGCTGTTTCCGTGGTTAAAAACCTTATATCCGGTTTGGGCGAAGCTGACACCAAAAGCACTGGAGTTGGCCAGCAAAGTGGCGCTGGCTGAATTATTGTTATCCGGCTGTACCACCGCGGCCGATCACCATTATCTGTTTCCGACCGGAATGGATGAGGCGATCGACATTCAGGTGGCAGCCGTTCGTGACATGGGCATGCGCGCCATGTTGACCCGAGGTTCAATGAGCCTTGGGGAAGATGAAGGCGGTTTACCGCCACGGCACACCGTGCAAAGCGGTGATGTGATCCTCAAAGACAGCGAGCGCTTAGTGAAGCGTTATCATGAACGGGGCGAGGGCGCGCAGATCCAAATTGCGCTTGCGCCGTGCTCGCCCTTCTCGGTCACGCAGAACATCATGGCCGACAGCGCCATGCTCGCCAAAGAGCTGGACGTGCGTTTACACACGCATCTTGCCGAAACCCTCGATGAGGAAGCCTTTTGCCTCAAAATGTTTGGTATGCGTACGGTCGATTACCTCGACAGCGTCGGCTGGCTGAGCGATCGCACTTGGCTGGCGCACGGCATTCATTTTAATCAGCAAGAAATCGAACGCCTTGGACGCGCGGGGACTGGCGTGTGTCATTGTCCGGTATCGAATATGCGGTTGGCATCGGGCATGTGTCCGACGCTGGATCTGCAAGCTGCTGGTGCGCCAGTGGGGTTGGGCGTTGATGGTTCCGCATCGAATGACGCTTCCAACATGATGTATGAAGCGCGTCAGGCCCTGTATCTACAGCGGCTGAAATATGGCGCCGAACGCATCACGCCAGAAGTGGTGCTTGGCTGGGCGACCCGCGGTTCGGCTGCACTGCTCGGGCGATCGGACATTGGCGAAATTGCCGTCGGGAAACAAGCCGATCTGGCGATGTTCAAACTCGATGAGCTGCGTTTTTCCGGCAGTCATGATCCGATTGCCGCTTTGTTGCTGTGCGGTGCAGAAAAAGCGGAACATGTGATGGTAGGCGGACAATGGCGGGTGAAAAACGGCATCATTGCCGGGCTTGATATTCAAGCCCTGATGGCCGAACACAAAGCTTTGGCCGCGAAGCTGGTCGCCAGCGCTTAG
- the ahpF gene encoding alkyl hydroperoxide reductase subunit F, with protein sequence MLDQAIKQQLQQYLTNLKEDVRLVVSLDESKGSQDILALANEIAELSPLISVERDDAASDRKPVMTVTNPNKGTQLRFAGVPMGHEFTSLVLALLHSGGHPIKLEQETIDQIAKLGKKLDVEVFISLSCQNCPDVVQAFNMMAAINPDIRATMIDGALFQDEVKNRDIMAVPSVFINGELFGQGRMTLTEILNKLDDGAAEKAAASLNEKDPYDVLVVGGGPAGAAAAIYAARKGIRTGIVAQRLGGQVMDTMAIENFISVKHTEGPKLAANLGEHLKEYGVDIITEQQAEKLMGAEFTTDGKIHVSLQSGATLKSNSVILSPGARWREMNVPGEQEYRNKGVAYCPHCDGPLFKGKKTAVIGGGNSGIEAAIDLAGIVEHVTVLEFADVLRADQVLINKANSMPNIDIITMAQTTEVVGDGTRVTGLKYKDRHTDEIKQLELSGIFVQIGLVPNTEWLKDSAVELSARGEIEIGSRGETSMDGVFAAGDATTVPYKQIIIAMGEGAKASLGAFDYLIRKQS encoded by the coding sequence ATGCTAGACCAAGCGATCAAGCAACAGTTACAACAGTATCTGACAAATTTAAAAGAAGACGTCCGTTTAGTGGTCAGCCTAGATGAAAGCAAAGGCTCACAAGACATTCTGGCACTGGCCAATGAAATCGCTGAACTCAGCCCACTGATCAGCGTAGAACGTGACGATGCCGCGAGCGATCGCAAACCAGTCATGACAGTGACCAACCCAAACAAAGGTACACAGCTGCGTTTTGCTGGTGTGCCGATGGGCCACGAATTTACTTCTCTGGTTCTGGCGCTGCTTCACTCTGGCGGTCACCCAATCAAACTGGAGCAAGAAACGATTGATCAAATCGCGAAACTCGGCAAAAAGCTCGACGTCGAAGTGTTCATTTCTCTGTCTTGCCAAAACTGTCCTGACGTAGTGCAAGCGTTCAACATGATGGCGGCGATCAACCCGGACATCCGCGCCACCATGATTGACGGCGCTCTGTTCCAGGACGAAGTGAAAAATCGCGACATCATGGCCGTTCCAAGTGTATTCATCAACGGTGAACTGTTTGGTCAAGGCCGTATGACTCTGACTGAAATCCTGAACAAACTGGATGACGGCGCAGCAGAAAAAGCAGCCGCAAGCCTCAACGAAAAAGACCCATACGATGTACTTGTGGTCGGCGGTGGCCCAGCAGGTGCAGCGGCTGCGATTTACGCAGCACGTAAAGGCATTCGCACGGGTATCGTGGCGCAGCGTTTGGGTGGTCAGGTGATGGACACCATGGCGATCGAAAACTTCATCTCCGTGAAACACACGGAAGGTCCAAAGCTGGCGGCGAATTTGGGTGAACACCTGAAAGAGTACGGCGTGGACATCATCACTGAGCAGCAAGCTGAGAAGCTGATGGGCGCTGAGTTCACAACAGATGGCAAAATCCACGTGAGCCTGCAAAGCGGCGCGACACTGAAAAGTAACAGTGTCATCTTAAGCCCGGGGGCTCGCTGGCGTGAAATGAACGTTCCTGGCGAACAAGAATACCGTAACAAAGGTGTAGCGTACTGCCCGCACTGTGACGGCCCGCTGTTCAAAGGCAAGAAAACCGCGGTTATCGGTGGTGGTAACTCAGGTATTGAAGCGGCTATCGACCTGGCGGGTATCGTCGAACACGTGACCGTACTGGAATTTGCTGACGTACTGCGTGCAGACCAAGTACTGATTAACAAGGCGAATTCAATGCCAAACATCGACATCATCACGATGGCTCAGACAACCGAAGTGGTGGGTGATGGGACTCGTGTGACAGGCTTGAAATACAAAGACCGCCACACGGATGAAATTAAGCAGCTTGAACTGTCTGGTATCTTCGTTCAAATCGGTCTGGTGCCTAACACCGAATGGCTGAAAGATTCAGCAGTTGAACTTTCTGCCCGTGGCGAGATTGAAATCGGCAGCCGCGGCGAAACGAGCATGGATGGTGTGTTTGCTGCAGGTGACGCAACGACAGTCCCTTACAAACAGATCATCATTGCGATGGGTGAAGGTGCGAAAGCAAGCTTAGGCGCGTTTGACTACCTAATCCGCAAACAAAGTTAA
- a CDS encoding cysteine-rich CWC family protein, with protein MSHKVQNVDPLICPLCGNGNACVNLSTGDVTKSCWCNDPNITFPQELLDRVPKDAKRKACICKTCALKFQHEKAQGVQFYQPE; from the coding sequence GTGAGCCATAAAGTGCAGAATGTCGACCCGTTAATTTGCCCGTTATGCGGCAATGGCAATGCCTGCGTTAATCTGTCTACCGGAGATGTGACGAAATCCTGTTGGTGCAACGATCCCAACATCACTTTTCCACAGGAGCTGCTGGACCGAGTGCCCAAAGACGCCAAGCGCAAAGCCTGTATTTGCAAAACTTGCGCGCTGAAATTTCAGCATGAGAAAGCGCAGGGCGTTCAGTTTTACCAGCCAGAATAA
- a CDS encoding histidine phosphatase family protein, with protein MTRKIFVVRHGQTQFNAERKLQGHCNSPLTSTGKAQALAVGTHLKSHLNGRPYRVYASSLGRAVQTAHIICDEIGFEKAHLHQDDRLKEFSLGEWEEKPLFDLLEEDPQLLDSRDWYLKAPNAERYQDVKARLKEWLAEVPEQEDIVVVSHGLTGIVLRGLLLGLNYDKVWEQDLPQDAFFVIQNGEMERVNCYQDKSLI; from the coding sequence ATGACCAGAAAGATCTTTGTTGTCAGACACGGACAAACTCAGTTCAACGCCGAGCGAAAGTTGCAGGGGCATTGTAATTCACCACTCACCAGTACAGGTAAAGCTCAGGCTTTGGCGGTGGGTACCCACCTTAAATCTCATCTAAATGGTCGCCCGTATCGGGTGTACGCCAGTTCACTGGGACGCGCGGTGCAGACGGCTCATATCATCTGCGATGAAATTGGCTTTGAGAAAGCGCATTTGCATCAAGATGACCGTTTGAAAGAGTTCTCACTTGGCGAGTGGGAAGAAAAGCCGCTGTTTGATTTACTGGAGGAGGATCCGCAACTGCTCGATAGTCGCGATTGGTATCTCAAAGCGCCAAACGCAGAACGCTATCAGGATGTGAAAGCGCGCCTGAAAGAGTGGTTGGCTGAAGTGCCAGAACAGGAAGATATCGTGGTGGTCAGCCATGGTCTTACTGGTATTGTACTGCGCGGACTGCTGTTGGGTCTGAACTACGATAAAGTGTGGGAGCAGGACTTACCGCAGGATGCTTTTTTTGTTATTCAAAACGGCGAAATGGAGCGGGTGAACTGTTACCAGGACAAATCGTTGATTTGA
- a CDS encoding N-acetyltransferase produces the protein MTEKLTGLRPFRVEDMDDLLNVWLSASIEAHDFVAASYWQSQVENMRHLYLPASEVYVYLLSGELVGFYALYENTLAAIFVSPDCQGQGIGTLLLDHAKLQRAQLSLTVYKENQASCQFYLKQGFHVVREQTDEHTGHAELVMST, from the coding sequence ATGACTGAAAAACTGACGGGCCTGCGTCCATTTCGCGTGGAAGACATGGACGATCTGCTTAACGTATGGCTTTCGGCCTCGATTGAGGCGCACGACTTTGTCGCGGCTTCGTACTGGCAGTCGCAGGTTGAAAACATGCGCCATTTATATCTGCCAGCATCGGAAGTGTATGTCTATCTCCTCAGCGGCGAACTGGTTGGCTTTTACGCGCTGTATGAAAATACGCTCGCGGCGATTTTTGTCAGCCCGGATTGTCAGGGGCAGGGCATCGGCACGCTACTGCTCGATCACGCCAAACTGCAGCGCGCTCAATTGAGCCTGACGGTATACAAAGAGAATCAGGCCAGTTGCCAGTTCTACCTCAAACAGGGTTTTCATGTGGTGCGCGAACAAACCGATGAACATACAGGGCATGCTGAGTTGGTGATGAGCACATGA
- the ahpC gene encoding alkyl hydroperoxide reductase subunit C — MINTKIKPFSATAFKEGKFVDITEQDVLGKWAVFFFYPADFTFVCPTELGDLADHYAELQSRGVEVYSVSTDTHFTHKAWHDSSDTIGKINYYMVGDQTGNITNNFGVMREGQGLADRATFLIDPEGVIQAMEITAEGIGRDAEDLMRKVKAAQYVASHPGEVCPAKWKEGEQTLAPSLDLVGKI, encoded by the coding sequence ATGATTAATACTAAAATCAAACCATTTAGCGCAACAGCATTCAAAGAAGGCAAATTCGTTGATATCACAGAACAGGACGTTCTGGGCAAATGGGCAGTATTTTTCTTCTATCCAGCGGACTTCACTTTCGTATGTCCAACTGAACTTGGCGACCTTGCGGATCACTACGCAGAGCTTCAATCACGTGGCGTAGAAGTGTACTCAGTATCGACTGACACCCACTTCACTCACAAAGCATGGCACGACAGCTCAGACACTATCGGCAAAATCAACTACTACATGGTAGGCGACCAAACTGGCAACATCACTAACAACTTCGGTGTGATGCGTGAAGGCCAAGGTCTGGCAGACCGTGCAACATTCCTGATTGACCCAGAAGGCGTTATCCAGGCAATGGAAATCACTGCAGAAGGCATCGGCCGTGACGCAGAAGACCTGATGCGTAAAGTAAAAGCAGCTCAGTACGTTGCTTCTCACCCAGGCGAAGTATGTCCAGCGAAATGGAAAGAAGGCGAGCAGACTCTGGCTCCTTCACTAGACCTAGTTGGCAAAATCTAA